The following proteins are co-located in the Parafannyhessea umbonata genome:
- a CDS encoding C40 family peptidase: protein MADSPRAEDAPDPETERLRRLEVLLARRGLPMRRLATGRGHVPEELASASRDQRSLVVHAKGFPWPGPNGCAAWVEGVFQWFGLGLECGDARALYERHCTLADPGDLRVGMIVAVPRCPASPQAARHGHVGIYVGDGMVMDSADHGVRTVPLALWYGAYGAWEQPRWGWMRGVALA from the coding sequence GTGGCCGACTCCCCGCGGGCGGAGGATGCGCCCGACCCAGAGACGGAGCGACTGCGAAGGCTCGAGGTTCTTCTCGCCCGGCGCGGGCTGCCCATGAGGCGCCTTGCGACCGGGCGAGGTCACGTTCCGGAGGAGCTGGCGTCCGCGAGTCGCGACCAGCGCAGCCTGGTGGTGCATGCGAAGGGATTTCCGTGGCCGGGGCCGAACGGTTGCGCCGCGTGGGTGGAGGGCGTGTTCCAGTGGTTTGGCCTGGGGCTGGAGTGCGGTGACGCCCGCGCGCTGTACGAGCGCCACTGCACGCTGGCCGACCCCGGCGACCTGCGCGTGGGCATGATCGTGGCCGTGCCGCGCTGTCCGGCGAGCCCGCAGGCGGCGCGGCATGGACACGTTGGCATCTACGTGGGCGACGGCATGGTGATGGACAGCGCGGACCATGGCGTGCGCACGGTGCCGCTCGCGCTGTGGTACGGTGCGTACGGGGCGTGGGAGCAGCCGCGCTGGGGATGGATGCGGGGCGTCGCCCTCGCGTGA
- a CDS encoding DUF47 domain-containing protein, whose protein sequence is MARAKKEDIFYTLFKDLAAKLVEACDHYVEVMEGYPQTFPGIPELKVYESECDNKVQRIMRELYDSFITPFDRQDISDLALAMDDIMDYMNGAALCLDLFNVQEMRGEAVQMARLTRRCVDEVSKMIDHLPNYKGDPEVMEHANMISDIEDEGDVVYNGGVRRLFHDEENGRTTVTWLRLFDRMESCIDACDHTAQVVRTVVMKSA, encoded by the coding sequence ATGGCACGCGCCAAGAAGGAAGACATCTTCTATACCCTGTTCAAGGACCTAGCCGCCAAGCTCGTCGAGGCGTGCGACCACTACGTCGAGGTGATGGAGGGCTATCCGCAGACGTTTCCCGGCATCCCGGAGCTCAAGGTGTACGAGAGCGAGTGCGACAACAAGGTCCAGCGCATCATGCGAGAGCTGTACGACTCGTTCATCACGCCGTTCGACCGCCAGGACATTAGCGACCTCGCGCTTGCGATGGACGACATCATGGACTACATGAACGGCGCCGCGCTCTGCCTGGACCTGTTCAACGTTCAGGAGATGCGCGGCGAGGCGGTGCAGATGGCACGTCTGACGCGCCGCTGCGTGGACGAGGTGAGCAAGATGATCGACCATCTGCCCAACTACAAGGGCGACCCGGAGGTCATGGAGCACGCGAACATGATCTCCGACATCGAGGACGAGGGCGACGTCGTGTACAACGGCGGCGTGCGCAGGCTGTTCCACGACGAGGAGAACGGCCGCACCACCGTGACGTGGCTGCGCCTGTTCGACCGCATGGAGAGCTGCATCGACGCCTGCGACCACACGGCGCAGGTCGTGCGCACCGTCGTGATGAAGAGCGCGTAG
- a CDS encoding inorganic phosphate transporter, with product MVSFSQFLAMLEANPFLAVVMALVLGTIFVNGATDAANAIAEPVGTRSISIEAAIAMSVVCNFIGLVAMTFVSTAVADTISGMVDFGGDTHAALIALAAATVGIVAWGVGAWIFGIPTSESHALIAGLTGAALAVHGGLSGVNFGEWMKVVYGLVFSTAAGFAAGWLVAWVIQRALRHANRAKTDALFGKLQVAGAAGVALMHGAQDGQKFMSTAMLAIALSAGLKASDMGGFPLWVEVLCAGTMAIGTAVGGKRIIKKVGMQMVQMEKYQGFAASVSATASLLVATLTGLPVSTTHAKTAAIMGAGAAKNMRSVNWGVAKEMVYTWIFTFPGCGVIGFVLAKIFLIIF from the coding sequence TTGGTCAGCTTTTCGCAGTTTTTGGCGATGCTCGAGGCGAACCCCTTCCTCGCCGTCGTCATGGCCCTGGTGCTGGGGACCATCTTCGTGAACGGAGCCACCGACGCCGCGAACGCGATCGCGGAGCCCGTGGGCACGCGCTCCATCAGCATCGAGGCCGCCATCGCCATGAGCGTGGTCTGCAACTTCATCGGCCTCGTCGCGATGACGTTCGTCTCGACGGCCGTCGCGGACACCATCAGCGGCATGGTCGACTTTGGCGGCGACACGCATGCGGCGCTCATTGCGCTTGCCGCGGCGACCGTGGGCATCGTGGCGTGGGGCGTGGGCGCCTGGATCTTCGGCATCCCCACGAGCGAGAGCCACGCGCTCATCGCGGGCCTCACGGGCGCGGCGCTTGCCGTGCACGGCGGACTCTCCGGCGTGAACTTCGGGGAGTGGATGAAGGTCGTGTATGGCCTGGTCTTCTCCACGGCCGCTGGCTTTGCGGCAGGATGGCTTGTTGCCTGGGTCATACAGCGGGCGCTTCGGCATGCGAACCGTGCGAAGACGGACGCCCTCTTTGGGAAGCTGCAGGTTGCGGGAGCTGCCGGCGTCGCCCTCATGCACGGTGCGCAGGACGGTCAGAAGTTCATGTCCACGGCCATGCTCGCCATCGCGCTTTCTGCCGGGCTCAAGGCGTCCGATATGGGCGGCTTCCCGCTGTGGGTCGAGGTGCTCTGCGCGGGCACGATGGCCATCGGCACGGCCGTGGGCGGCAAGCGCATCATCAAGAAGGTCGGCATGCAGATGGTGCAGATGGAGAAGTACCAGGGCTTTGCCGCGTCCGTCTCGGCCACCGCGTCGCTTCTGGTCGCGACGCTCACGGGCCTTCCCGTATCGACCACGCACGCGAAGACCGCGGCCATCATGGGCGCGGGCGCCGCGAAGAACATGCGCTCCGTCAACTGGGGCGTCGCGAAGGAGATGGTCTACACCTGGATCTTCACCTTCCCGGGCTGCGGAGTCATCGGCTTCGTGCTCGCCAAGATTTTCCTGATCATCTTCTAG